In the genome of Bacilli bacterium PM5-9, one region contains:
- a CDS encoding ribosome-associated protein (product_source=KO:K14761; cath_funfam=3.10.290.10; cog=COG2501; ko=KO:K14761; pfam=PF13275; superfamily=55174; tigrfam=TIGR02988) codes for MEAISIESEYITLGQFLKLICLISSGGQAKYFLVENEVLVNNERDERRGRKLYENDVILVLGNEYKIVCT; via the coding sequence ATGGAAGCAATTTCAATAGAATCAGAATATATTACATTAGGACAGTTTCTAAAGTTAATTTGTCTTATTTCAAGTGGTGGACAAGCTAAATATTTTTTAGTTGAAAATGAAGTACTTGTCAACAATGAAAGAGATGAGCGTCGTGGTCGTAAGCTTTATGAAAATGATGTTATTTTAGTGTTAGGTAATGAGTATAAAATAGTATGTACTTAA
- a CDS encoding glycosyltransferase involved in cell wall biosynthesis (product_source=COG0463; cath_funfam=3.90.550.10; cog=COG0463; pfam=PF00535; superfamily=53448), with product MLSIIIPVYNGEKFIAKCLDSIFSQTYCDFQLIVVNDGSQDKSLEILNSYKEKYNNYDFEIISTENKGHGSARNTGIEKSNREYIWFIDCDDLLYNEHAFQGVVDDLVKKDPDIYIFSAFETDFKRRNKVWAYSLKNKMTNINKSPFLVFKQNWSWNKPIKRSFLISSGLRFSNEKMFEDTYFYVKLYMVAKTIYISNKIRYIYVKHDEALTSSLSNFSSYPKALLFEFNAFIKALLRLNKK from the coding sequence ATGTTATCAATTATTATACCAGTGTATAATGGTGAAAAATTTATTGCTAAATGTTTAGATTCTATTTTTAGTCAAACTTATTGTGATTTTCAATTAATTGTTGTTAATGATGGATCACAAGATAAATCACTTGAAATCTTAAATAGTTATAAAGAAAAATATAACAACTATGATTTTGAAATTATTTCAACTGAAAATAAAGGACATGGAAGTGCAAGAAATACTGGAATAGAAAAATCTAACAGAGAATATATTTGGTTCATTGATTGTGATGATCTTTTATATAATGAACATGCTTTTCAAGGTGTTGTAGATGACCTAGTAAAAAAAGATCCTGATATATATATTTTTAGCGCTTTTGAAACTGATTTTAAAAGGCGAAATAAGGTTTGGGCTTATTCGTTAAAAAATAAAATGACAAATATTAATAAATCACCTTTTCTTGTTTTTAAACAAAACTGGTCATGGAATAAACCAATTAAAAGAAGTTTTTTAATTTCCAGTGGATTAAGATTTTCAAATGAGAAGATGTTTGAAGATACATATTTCTACGTTAAGTTATATATGGTTGCTAAAACGATATATATATCTAATAAGATTAGATATATATATGTAAAGCATGATGAAGCACTAACATCTTCACTTTCAAATTTTTCAAGCTATCCAAAAGCTTTACTATTTGAATTCAATGCTTTTATAAAGGCACTTTTACGATTAAATAAAAAATAA
- a CDS encoding DNA gyrase subunit A (product_source=KO:K02469; cath_funfam=2.120.10.90,3.90.199.10; cog=COG0188; ko=KO:K02469; pfam=PF00521,PF03989; smart=SM00434; superfamily=101904,56719; tigrfam=TIGR01063), with the protein MDENTYDKIVGINISEEMRDSFLAYSMSVIVSRALPDVRDGLKPVHRRIIYAMNSLNLYPERQYRKSATVVGEVLGKYHPHGDSSVYDAMVRMAQDFSYNYPLVKGQGNFGSIDGDEAAAMRYTEAKMSKFAMMIVNNIDEDTVDFQDNYDGREKEPVVMPSRFPNLLANGTTGIAVGMATNIPPHNLGELIDGLLAIIENPEISITELNENYIFGPDFPTKALILGKSGIRKAFETGRGSVMMRARSTIEEKKNGRKQIIVTEIPYQVNKSAMIKRIADLVVTEKRIDGISDLRDESNRNGIRIVIEIKKDANAEVVLNQLHKLTALQSSFSVNSLALVNGEPKLLNLKEMLQLYLKHQIEIIERRTMFRLKKAEARAHILEGLQLALDNIDRVITIIRSSSNDAAASESLIAEFGFTETQTKAILDMKLARLTGLAREKLQAELGELRENIAYFKDILENKSRVLEIIVEELTEIKTKHADARKTEIVMGSFDLEDEDLIPEEDVIITLTDNGYVKRLPEDTYKLQNRGGRGVKGMSTNEGDDVGLMVTMSTHDYLLAFSNKGKVYRIKAYQIPESSRQSKGLPIINLLPLESDENILTILSVNNFTDDKFMFFATKKGLVKRTNLSEFESIRQNGKIAISLHDGDELEQVKLTDGSLEIYLASSNGKLVRFDETEVRVMGRNASGVRGINLESDANVVGLATSEEGNQLLVVSEYGYGKLSDVEEYRKSKRGAKGVKTLNITNKNGSLMCLRAVNGHEDAIIATTSGIVIRISLEQVSRVGRNSVGVKIIRVDENHLVSTLSIVQPQDDEDNSVVDGE; encoded by the coding sequence ATGGATGAAAATACATATGATAAGATAGTTGGAATAAATATTTCTGAAGAAATGAGAGATTCATTTCTTGCATACTCAATGTCAGTTATCGTTAGTCGTGCTTTACCTGATGTTAGAGATGGATTAAAGCCAGTTCATAGACGCATAATATATGCAATGAACTCACTTAACTTGTATCCAGAGCGTCAGTATCGTAAATCAGCAACTGTTGTCGGTGAAGTGCTTGGTAAGTACCATCCACACGGTGATTCAAGTGTTTATGATGCAATGGTAAGAATGGCTCAAGATTTTAGTTATAACTATCCATTAGTTAAAGGACAAGGAAACTTTGGTTCAATTGATGGTGATGAAGCTGCCGCAATGCGTTATACAGAGGCAAAAATGTCTAAATTTGCAATGATGATTGTAAATAATATTGATGAAGATACTGTCGATTTTCAAGACAATTATGATGGTCGTGAAAAAGAGCCAGTAGTTATGCCATCTCGTTTTCCAAACCTTTTAGCAAACGGTACAACTGGTATTGCTGTTGGTATGGCGACTAATATTCCACCACATAACTTAGGGGAATTAATTGATGGATTATTAGCTATTATTGAAAATCCAGAAATTAGTATTACAGAATTAAATGAAAATTATATTTTTGGTCCTGATTTTCCAACTAAAGCATTAATTTTAGGTAAATCAGGAATTAGAAAAGCATTTGAAACAGGACGTGGTTCTGTAATGATGCGTGCACGTAGTACTATTGAAGAAAAGAAAAATGGAAGAAAACAAATAATTGTAACAGAAATACCTTACCAAGTTAATAAGTCAGCAATGATTAAAAGAATTGCTGATTTAGTAGTTACTGAAAAAAGAATCGATGGAATCTCTGATTTAAGAGATGAATCAAATCGTAATGGTATTAGAATTGTTATTGAAATCAAGAAAGATGCAAATGCTGAAGTTGTTTTAAATCAATTACATAAATTGACAGCTTTACAATCAAGTTTTAGTGTTAATAGTTTAGCATTAGTTAATGGTGAACCTAAATTACTTAATTTAAAAGAGATGCTTCAACTTTATTTAAAACATCAAATTGAAATAATTGAAAGAAGAACGATGTTTAGATTAAAGAAAGCTGAGGCTAGAGCACATATTCTGGAAGGCTTACAATTAGCTCTTGATAATATAGATAGAGTTATTACAATTATAAGATCATCAAGTAATGATGCAGCAGCAAGTGAATCTTTAATTGCTGAGTTTGGTTTTACTGAAACGCAAACAAAAGCTATTTTAGATATGAAACTTGCGCGTTTAACTGGTTTAGCTCGTGAAAAATTACAAGCTGAATTAGGAGAACTTAGAGAAAATATTGCATATTTCAAAGATATTTTAGAGAATAAAAGTCGTGTTCTTGAAATAATTGTTGAAGAATTGACTGAAATTAAAACGAAGCATGCTGATGCTAGAAAAACTGAAATAGTTATGGGATCATTTGATTTAGAAGATGAAGATTTAATTCCAGAAGAAGATGTTATTATTACATTAACTGATAATGGATATGTTAAACGTTTACCAGAGGATACATATAAGTTACAAAATCGTGGTGGACGTGGTGTTAAAGGAATGTCTACTAATGAGGGTGATGATGTTGGATTAATGGTTACAATGTCAACACATGATTATTTATTAGCATTCTCAAATAAAGGAAAAGTATATCGAATCAAAGCATACCAAATTCCTGAAAGTAGTAGACAATCAAAAGGATTACCAATTATAAATTTATTACCTTTAGAAAGTGATGAAAATATTCTAACAATCTTAAGTGTAAATAATTTTACTGATGATAAATTTATGTTCTTTGCAACGAAAAAAGGTTTAGTTAAACGTACTAATTTATCTGAGTTTGAATCTATTCGTCAAAATGGTAAAATCGCAATTTCTCTACATGATGGAGATGAACTTGAACAAGTTAAGTTAACTGATGGTTCTTTAGAAATTTATTTAGCTTCTAGTAATGGTAAGCTAGTTCGCTTTGATGAAACTGAAGTCAGAGTTATGGGTAGAAATGCTTCTGGTGTTAGAGGTATAAATTTAGAAAGCGATGCTAATGTTGTTGGTTTAGCTACATCTGAAGAAGGAAATCAATTACTAGTTGTAAGCGAGTACGGATATGGAAAACTTTCTGATGTTGAAGAATATCGTAAATCTAAACGTGGTGCTAAGGGTGTTAAAACACTTAACATTACAAATAAAAATGGTTCATTAATGTGTTTAAGAGCAGTTAATGGTCATGAAGATGCGATTATTGCAACAACATCTGGTATAGTTATTAGAATTTCTTTGGAACAAGTTAGTCGTGTTGGAAGAAATAGTGTGGGTGTTAAAATAATTAGGGTTGATGAAAATCATTTAGTTTCAACACTTAGCATTGTTCAACCACAAGATGATGAGGATAATAGTGTAGTAGATGGTGAATAA
- a CDS encoding DNA replication and repair protein RecF (product_source=KO:K03629; cath_funfam=3.40.50.300; cog=COG1195; ko=KO:K03629; pfam=PF02463; smart=SM00382; superfamily=52540; tigrfam=TIGR00611), with protein sequence MYLKSLSCNNYRNLSDLELFFNEKVNIFIGDNGQGKTNLLEAIYFMSLTKSFKTSKINDIISFAHNNFFVCANIVKNDFPYQIEVTYEKQKKNIKINNNSNSKFKDVIGLLNAVLFVPEDLQLLKGNPKLRRKLLDIELSKIYPRYLVMLSSYYSVLKQRNSYLKLNNIDELVIDSLDVQLAQYGDSLKEYRLSFINELSILVNDFYKTISGVNDEITMSYQCTICKDDLTFYDNLKKSLERDIVLQQTNIGIHRDDFVVYINDKDASIYGSQGEQRTIILAIKLALVEYIYQKTQEYPILLLDDVMSELDINRQENLVKYLNMKVQTFITTTNIDSLNREIIDDAKLYLINDGVVEEANY encoded by the coding sequence ATGTACTTAAAAAGCTTGTCATGTAATAACTATCGTAATCTGAGCGACTTGGAATTGTTTTTTAATGAGAAGGTTAATATTTTTATTGGCGATAATGGTCAAGGTAAAACAAATTTACTAGAGGCTATTTATTTTATGTCTTTAACTAAAAGTTTTAAAACTTCAAAAATTAATGACATTATTTCTTTTGCTCATAACAATTTTTTTGTATGTGCAAATATTGTAAAAAACGATTTTCCATATCAAATTGAAGTTACTTATGAAAAGCAAAAAAAGAATATTAAAATAAATAACAATTCCAACAGTAAGTTTAAAGATGTTATCGGACTGTTGAATGCTGTATTATTTGTTCCTGAAGATTTACAGCTTTTAAAAGGAAATCCTAAGTTGAGAAGAAAATTACTTGATATTGAATTATCAAAAATATATCCACGTTATTTAGTAATGCTTTCTTCATATTATAGTGTATTAAAACAAAGAAATAGTTATTTAAAGTTAAATAATATTGATGAACTTGTTATTGATTCTTTAGATGTTCAACTTGCTCAGTATGGCGATTCATTAAAAGAATACCGACTTAGTTTTATTAACGAATTGAGTATTCTAGTTAATGATTTTTACAAAACTATTAGCGGTGTTAACGATGAGATTACAATGTCTTATCAATGTACTATTTGTAAGGATGATTTAACTTTTTATGATAACTTAAAAAAATCATTAGAAAGAGATATTGTTTTACAACAAACTAATATTGGAATTCATCGCGATGATTTTGTTGTTTATATTAATGATAAAGATGCTAGTATTTATGGTAGTCAGGGAGAGCAAAGAACTATTATTTTAGCTATTAAGTTAGCATTAGTTGAATATATATATCAAAAAACACAAGAATATCCTATTTTACTACTTGATGATGTAATGTCAGAATTAGATATTAATCGCCAAGAGAACTTAGTTAAGTATTTGAATATGAAGGTGCAAACTTTTATTACAACAACAAATATAGATAGTTTAAATAGGGAAATTATAGATGATGCAAAATTGTATTTAATAAATGATGGTGTAGTTGAGGAGGCGAACTATTGA
- a CDS encoding threonine dehydratase (product_source=KO:K01754; cath_funfam=3.40.50.1100; cog=COG1171; ko=KO:K01754; pfam=PF00291; superfamily=53686,55021), whose product MINVIRKTSLLKNKKYSTYSQNNIYLKTENLQETGSIKLRALADKIKLLKDKGYEQIIVVSTGNTGRSAAYLCQELKMKCTVYMPLTTSYSTILEIKGYDACVILEGLNIEETKNHLNKLENDSLTYVIDLANEMDCSLAYESLVNEIIEELENVDIILAPVGTGSLINGLISAIQKNNYSIKVIAVEPYNHATLSKSIENNMSVSLTNSYSIAETINGKTISNLFFDNIKNNISDVIKVSDEELIDCFLDVTEENKVIVENSGLLSLVGAKYLNEKNKNVVCLLTGGNVDMTTMSTMLESGLINKGRIFTFAVMLSDKPGELLEVAQTIAQNKGNVVGLSHNQLSALTRQNKVELIATVEAFGLNHKFKICRELENKGYNVRLIDDHLGSDFDG is encoded by the coding sequence ATGATTAATGTAATAAGAAAAACAAGTTTATTAAAAAACAAAAAATATTCTACCTATTCACAAAATAATATTTATTTAAAGACTGAAAACTTACAAGAAACAGGGTCAATCAAATTACGAGCACTTGCTGATAAAATTAAGCTATTAAAAGATAAAGGATATGAACAAATTATTGTTGTTTCAACAGGAAATACTGGAAGAAGTGCTGCTTATTTATGTCAAGAACTTAAAATGAAATGTACGGTTTATATGCCGCTAACAACTTCATACTCTACTATTTTAGAAATTAAAGGTTATGATGCATGCGTTATTTTAGAAGGATTAAATATCGAAGAAACAAAAAATCATCTTAATAAATTAGAAAATGACTCACTAACTTATGTTATCGATTTAGCAAACGAAATGGATTGTTCACTTGCTTATGAGAGTTTAGTAAATGAAATAATCGAAGAACTTGAAAATGTTGATATTATTTTAGCTCCTGTTGGTACAGGTTCACTAATAAATGGTTTAATAAGCGCTATTCAAAAAAATAACTATTCAATAAAGGTAATTGCCGTTGAGCCATATAACCATGCAACACTATCAAAGTCAATTGAAAATAATATGTCAGTTTCTTTAACAAACTCATACTCAATTGCTGAAACAATAAATGGTAAAACAATAAGTAATCTTTTCTTTGACAATATCAAGAATAATATTAGTGATGTTATTAAAGTTAGTGATGAAGAATTAATTGATTGCTTTTTAGATGTTACTGAAGAAAATAAGGTCATCGTTGAAAATTCTGGTCTTTTATCTTTAGTTGGTGCTAAATATTTAAATGAAAAAAATAAAAATGTTGTTTGTTTATTGACTGGTGGAAATGTTGATATGACTACAATGTCAACAATGCTAGAAAGTGGCTTAATAAATAAAGGCCGTATCTTTACATTTGCAGTTATGCTTTCTGATAAACCTGGTGAATTATTAGAAGTTGCTCAAACAATTGCTCAAAACAAAGGAAATGTTGTCGGATTAAGTCATAATCAACTTAGTGCATTAACTAGACAAAATAAAGTTGAATTGATTGCTACTGTTGAGGCTTTTGGTTTAAATCATAAATTTAAAATCTGTCGTGAATTAGAAAATAAAGGTTACAATGTCAGGCTAATTGATGATCATCTTGGAAGTGATTTCGATGGCTAA
- a CDS encoding DNA gyrase subunit B (product_source=KO:K02470; cath_funfam=3.30.230.10,3.30.565.10,3.40.50.670; cog=COG0187; ko=KO:K02470; pfam=PF00204,PF00986,PF01751,PF02518; smart=SM00433; superfamily=110455,54211,55874; tigrfam=TIGR01059): MEKRYESDDIQVLEGLEAVRKRPGMYIGSTASRGLHHLVWEIVDNSIDEALAGYCTEINIIITKDNEITVIDNGRGIPTGVHSKTGKSTVETIFTVLHAGGKFGGGGYKVSGGLHGVGASVVNALSEYLEVSIFRDGQKYYQRFENGGNPVNDLEVIDSGYTHTGTVVTFKADALIFTETTVYDYEVLRDRVRQMAFLNKGLKLTIEDQREDIREEFLFEGGIKEYVAYLNDKKEPLFEDVIYVEDEEDEIVVEVALQYNTSFATNLYSFCNNINTHEGGTHEEGFRMALARVINNYAKDNNLLKSNDDTIGQDDTKEGLTAIVSVKHPNPQYEGQTKTKLGNTEVRKITSKVFGEAFAKYMIENPTIARMIVDKALMAQQARIAAKKARELTRRKGALESSSLPGKLADCSSKDASISELYIVEGNSAGGSAKQGRDSTTQAILPLRGKILNVEKARIDRIFANAEIRSMITALGTGISDEFDIEKARYHKIVIMTDADVDGSHIRTLMLTFFYRFMRPLIDNGYLYIAQPPLYKVEQGRKIEYVYDEAQLESAKQKMNPDSKINIQRYKGLGEMNPDQLWETTMDPQHRILLRVNLEDAVEADNVFDMLMGDDVLPRREFIQKNAQYVKNLDI; this comes from the coding sequence ATGGAAAAAAGATATGAATCAGATGACATACAGGTTCTTGAGGGGTTAGAAGCTGTTCGAAAAAGACCGGGTATGTATATTGGATCTACTGCTAGTAGAGGTTTACATCATTTAGTATGGGAGATTGTTGATAACTCTATTGATGAGGCATTGGCAGGTTATTGTACTGAAATTAATATTATTATAACTAAAGATAACGAAATTACAGTTATTGATAATGGTCGTGGTATTCCAACTGGAGTACATTCAAAAACAGGTAAATCTACTGTTGAGACTATTTTTACTGTTCTACATGCTGGAGGTAAATTTGGTGGTGGCGGTTATAAGGTATCAGGTGGATTACATGGTGTAGGTGCAAGTGTTGTAAATGCGCTATCTGAATACCTTGAAGTTTCAATTTTTAGAGATGGGCAAAAATATTATCAACGCTTTGAAAATGGTGGAAATCCAGTTAATGATTTAGAAGTTATTGATTCTGGGTATACTCATACTGGAACAGTAGTTACTTTTAAGGCTGATGCTTTAATTTTTACAGAAACAACTGTTTATGATTATGAAGTACTTCGTGATCGTGTTCGTCAAATGGCATTTTTAAATAAAGGATTAAAATTAACTATTGAAGATCAACGTGAAGATATAAGAGAGGAATTTTTATTTGAGGGTGGAATTAAAGAATATGTTGCTTACTTAAATGATAAAAAAGAACCTCTTTTTGAAGATGTAATTTATGTTGAAGATGAAGAAGATGAGATTGTTGTTGAAGTAGCATTACAATACAATACTTCATTTGCAACTAATTTATATAGTTTTTGTAATAACATTAATACTCATGAAGGTGGAACTCATGAGGAAGGATTTAGAATGGCTTTGGCACGTGTTATTAATAACTATGCAAAAGATAATAATCTTTTAAAGTCTAATGATGATACGATTGGTCAAGATGATACTAAAGAGGGACTAACTGCAATTGTTTCAGTTAAACATCCAAACCCTCAATATGAAGGTCAAACAAAAACAAAATTAGGAAATACAGAAGTTAGAAAGATTACAAGTAAAGTGTTTGGAGAAGCGTTTGCTAAATACATGATTGAAAATCCAACAATTGCTCGTATGATTGTTGATAAAGCTTTAATGGCACAACAAGCAAGAATTGCTGCAAAAAAAGCTCGTGAACTAACAAGAAGAAAAGGTGCATTAGAAAGTTCTAGTTTACCAGGTAAACTTGCTGATTGTTCATCAAAAGATGCATCAATTTCTGAATTATACATTGTCGAAGGTAACTCGGCAGGTGGAAGTGCTAAGCAAGGACGCGATAGTACAACACAAGCTATTTTGCCTTTACGTGGAAAAATTCTTAATGTTGAAAAAGCAAGAATAGATCGAATTTTTGCAAATGCTGAAATCCGCTCAATGATTACAGCACTTGGAACGGGAATTAGTGATGAGTTCGATATTGAAAAAGCTCGTTATCATAAGATCGTTATTATGACAGATGCTGATGTTGATGGTTCTCATATTAGAACACTTATGTTGACATTCTTCTATCGATTTATGAGACCATTAATTGATAATGGCTACTTATATATTGCTCAACCACCATTATATAAGGTTGAACAAGGTAGAAAAATTGAATATGTTTATGATGAAGCACAATTGGAAAGTGCTAAACAAAAAATGAATCCAGATTCTAAGATTAATATTCAACGTTACAAAGGTCTTGGAGAGATGAATCCTGATCAATTATGGGAAACAACAATGGATCCACAGCACCGAATTCTTTTAAGAGTAAATTTAGAGGATGCTGTTGAGGCCGATAATGTATTTGATATGTTAATGGGTGATGATGTTTTACCAAGAAGAGAGTTTATTCAAAAGAACGCTCAGTATGTTAAAAATTTAGATATTTAG
- a CDS encoding dihydroxy-acid dehydratase (product_source=KO:K01687; cog=COG0129; ko=KO:K01687; pfam=PF00920; superfamily=143975,52016; tigrfam=TIGR00110) produces MSNSNNVKKGLLRAPHRSLLYALGLEQEDLNKPFIGIASSYNETIPGHKHLKGVVEAIKEGIYKNGGIPFEFNTIGICDGIAMNHEGMSYSLTSRQLICDSVVVQAKGFCFDGIVFVPNCDKVVPGMLMAAAKLNLPSIFMSGGPMLAGQVDNQKTSLTTVFEAVGKFERNEIDEKKLEEYELNSCPTCGSCSGMYTANTMNCLCEALGVSLAGNGSIPAVYSKRTRLYKQAGKQIMKLVNDDIKFLDIVKRESFLNAIACDMAMTGSTNTVLHLLAIASYANIDLTLDDFDNISNNVGQLTKLSPASDYSIEDFENAGGMMALLNELSNLKGVLYDTKTVTSSSLFEYIKDYPIKDRNIITSFDKPINQTSGLTILKGNIATKGAIIKTGALEDDNPYFKGKAIVFENEKECVDFLMEKTIDTNNKYVLIIRNMGIKGGYGMPEMLTPTSLIKGMNLGKQVALITDGRFSGGSNGLVIGHVCPEASEMGLISVIENDNLIEIDLLKKEINLLLDNSLIEKRLANVKTKIKENNDYLDIYTKLASNASYGGGVNE; encoded by the coding sequence ATGTCTAACTCAAACAACGTGAAAAAAGGCCTATTAAGAGCGCCACATCGTTCACTATTATATGCACTAGGATTAGAACAAGAAGATTTAAATAAACCTTTTATAGGGATTGCTAGTAGCTACAATGAAACAATACCTGGTCATAAGCATTTAAAAGGAGTTGTTGAAGCAATAAAAGAAGGAATATATAAAAATGGTGGAATACCATTTGAGTTTAATACTATAGGAATATGTGATGGAATTGCTATGAACCATGAGGGAATGTCATATTCATTAACAAGTAGACAACTAATATGTGATAGTGTTGTTGTTCAAGCTAAAGGGTTTTGTTTTGATGGAATAGTTTTTGTCCCAAATTGTGATAAAGTTGTTCCTGGAATGTTAATGGCAGCAGCAAAATTAAACTTACCAAGTATTTTTATGAGTGGTGGTCCAATGTTAGCTGGACAAGTTGATAATCAAAAAACTAGTTTAACAACTGTTTTTGAAGCAGTAGGAAAATTTGAGAGAAACGAAATTGATGAAAAGAAACTTGAAGAGTATGAATTAAACTCCTGCCCTACTTGTGGATCATGCTCTGGAATGTATACTGCTAATACCATGAACTGCCTTTGTGAAGCATTAGGTGTTTCGCTAGCTGGAAATGGTAGTATTCCTGCAGTTTATTCAAAAAGAACAAGACTATACAAACAAGCTGGTAAACAAATTATGAAATTAGTAAATGATGATATTAAGTTTTTAGATATTGTCAAAAGAGAAAGTTTTTTAAATGCTATTGCATGTGATATGGCTATGACTGGCTCTACTAATACTGTTCTTCATCTTTTAGCAATCGCTAGTTATGCCAATATTGATTTAACATTGGATGATTTTGATAATATCTCAAATAATGTTGGACAACTTACAAAACTTAGTCCTGCAAGTGACTATAGTATTGAAGATTTTGAAAATGCTGGTGGTATGATGGCTCTTTTAAATGAATTATCAAACTTAAAAGGCGTCTTATATGATACTAAAACTGTTACAAGTTCTAGCCTTTTTGAATATATTAAAGATTACCCAATTAAAGATAGAAATATAATTACTTCATTTGATAAACCAATTAATCAAACAAGTGGCCTTACAATTCTTAAAGGAAATATTGCTACTAAAGGAGCTATTATAAAAACTGGAGCTTTAGAAGATGATAATCCTTACTTTAAAGGAAAAGCTATTGTTTTTGAAAATGAAAAAGAATGTGTAGATTTTTTAATGGAAAAAACGATTGATACAAATAATAAATATGTCTTAATCATTAGAAATATGGGAATAAAAGGTGGCTATGGAATGCCAGAGATGTTAACACCCACTTCATTAATTAAGGGAATGAACTTAGGAAAACAAGTTGCATTAATAACTGATGGTCGTTTTTCAGGAGGAAGCAATGGTTTAGTAATTGGCCATGTTTGTCCTGAAGCTAGTGAAATGGGTCTTATAAGTGTTATTGAAAATGATAATTTAATTGAAATAGACCTTCTTAAAAAAGAAATAAATTTATTATTAGATAATTCACTAATTGAAAAAAGATTAGCAAATGTAAAAACAAAGATAAAAGAAAATAATGATTATTTAGATATCTATACTAAACTAGCAAGTAATGCTAGTTATGGAGGAGGTGTAAATGAATGA